Genomic DNA from Shewanella woodyi ATCC 51908:
ATAACCATTATCTCATTCATTCGCCTTGAATTAGTTTGCCAAAAAACACTCTGAGTAAATCACTCTCTTATACTGATTGGTATAAGGGTTAAACCTTGTTAGTGTAGAAGCTAAATATAATAAAAATCTCATTATGTGAAGGATCACTTATGTCTGAGGTTCGCTCTGAATACCTCTATCCTTGTCATGGTATTCATTCAGCACTGCCCAAAGGGCGTGCGTCGGGTCAATTGACCATATGTAAAACCCATCTGATGTTCACGGTTAACGACAAGACTGTTCAACTTGGCTTTGCCGAGCTTGAGATCTCTCAAGGTGGTGCCAGTGATAGGTTGATCTTCTTTAACCACCCTGCGTGTGCCGATTGGCGCTTTTACTGCTCCGATCGTTCTGTATTAAAAAACCCCTACTTAAAACAAGCGCCGCATCTAAATAGCGTGATGGCGAAAGCGACCCGTAAGCGTCAATTTAATTGGTTAGTGCTTACTGTGGTGGTTTTGCTGTGCGTGTTAGTGCCCGTGGGGCTGCTGGCCAATTTAGGTACCGGCAGTAAGATGATTGCTAAACAGGTTCCCGTTGAGTGGGAGGAGTCGCTGGGGTCATCGAGTTTCGATCAATACTCATTGCAGAGTGAGTTGATGGATGAGCAGCGCGGCGAGCTTTTATTGGCACCTTTAGTCCAGCCTCTATTGGAGGTTTTACCGAATAAGCGTTACCAATATCAATTTTATATCAGTGATGACTCTGAGCTAAATGCCTTTGCTCTGCCAGGTGGCGTAGTGGTGATCAACTCTGGATTGATCTTGGCGGCGGATTCACCAGAGGAGCTGCTCGGTGTGCTGAGCCATGAGATTGTCCATGTGCGTGAGCAACACGGGATCCGTAACCTTATTTCAAGCGCGGGCACCTACCTCATCTTAAGTGCCATTCTTGGGGATGTTTCCGGCTTGATGGCCGTGGTCGTCGATTCGGCTCCACTGTTGATAAATCAAGGTTACTCCCGCCAGTTTGAGACCCAAGCGGACGAACAAGGCTTCGATATGTTAGTAACTGCTAACATCGATCCTAAAGGCCTACCGCTGTTCTTTAATAAGCTGCTGGATAAAGAGGCCAAGATGTTGGAGAGCATTGAGGATGAAGATCAGCGTGGCTTGATTGAAACAGGGCTTGGGTTTCTTAGTTCACATCCAGCAACCAAAGACCGCATTGAGAATCTAGAGGCTAGAGCCGCGAGCATTGATGCTGAGTTTATTGTGTTAGATGAAGCGTTTTTTAAGCTGCAAGATGCAGTGGCAGAGTTTGTTGTTAAACATGAAGAGCCAGAAAGTGGCTTGTAAAAATCATAAACGATAAAAGGGAAATATGATGGAAGCAAAAATAATGGGCTCACAAGCCTTTTCCTACATAGATATCGATCTGGAACCAGGTGAAACAGTGATTGCTGAATCTGATGCCATGAGCAGTATGGATGCTGATTTGGATTTGACAGCAACCTTCAACGGCGGCTTTTTTAAGGGGCTACTGAAGAAGTTTTTTGGCGGTGAAACTCTGTTTATTAGCCGCTATAGCAATAATACCTCGGCGCCTAAGCGAGTGACTTTAGTGCAGCCGGTTCCCGGTGAACTCCGCTGTCATGAGCTTAATGGTGATGAGTTTAATCTTCAGCCTGGCGCTTACTTGGCGTCAACGGAAGGGGTTAAGTTGGGTCTGAGGTGGGCGGGCTTTGTCTCCTTTATTGCCCGTGAAGGCCTGTTTAAGCTGACGGTAACAGGTGAAGGTAAGGTCTGGTATGGCGCATATGGTGCCTTGCTGGAGAAGGAGATCGACGGGGAATACATTGTCGATACCTCTCATTTGGTGGCCTACGAGCCCGGAATTAAGCTAAAACTGCAGTTAGCGGGTGGGATCTTCTCTAGCTTCTTTGGTGGTGAGGGCTTAGTGACACGTGTGGAGGGCAAAGGGAAGATTATTGTCCAGAGCCGCAGTGTTTCAGGTCTTGCTGGTTGGTTAAATCCAAAGTTCAGATAATTGTGATAGTTGAGGGGGAAGATAGATAATGGAAATTGAATTGTTATACCGTCCTGGTAATACGGCAGCCAAAGTCACTCTTGAAGAGGGACAAACTATCACGACTGAGTCCGGCGCTATGATCGCCATGAGCGGTAATATGGACATTACCACAACCACCCATAAGAAGAAGTCTGGTGGATTTTTGAAAGCCGCTAAACGTATGTTGGCTGGCGAGTCTCTGTTTTTGAACCATTTCGAGCCTAAACAGGGTTCAGGTGAGCTGTTTCTGGGGAGCAGTCTTGCGGGCGATATGATGACGATGGACTTAGATAATGAGAGTCTGATCGTGCAAAACAGCTCCTATATGGCGTCATCAGAGGGGATAGATGTCGATATGGGCTGGCAGGGATTTAAGTCGCTTTTCTCCGGTGAAAGCGTGATCTGGTTGAACCTAAAAGGGCAGGGGAAGATCTTAATCTCCTCCTTTGGCGCCATCTACCCTGTGGAAGTCGACGGTGAGTATATTGTCGATTCAGGCCATATTGTCGCGTTCGATGAAACCTTAGATTTCAGTATTACTAAAGCTGGCAAAAGCTGGTGGCACTCCTACCTTGGTGGAGAGGGCTTAGTGTGTAAGTTCAAAGGCAAGGGGACAGTTTGGTGTCAATCTCATAATCCATCGAGTTTTGGTGGGGCGTTAAGCTCATCACTTCGCGCTAGAAAAGCTTAAGGGGAAGCGTAATGAATCAAACCTATAATATTACCCTGACCGGCGAGCTGATTGGTGAGATAGAGCGCTCTGATGCTATCGCGGTTTTTGCCAAGTTATTTAAGTTGCCTCTAGACAAAGCTCATGACTTTTTTCACAAAGCACCATTAGTGGTGAAAAAGTCAGTGGACGGCGATACCGCCAATAAGATCCAGCAGATCCTTGAGAAGTCAGGGCTGCATTGTGAAATCAATCCGGTAGAGGTGGTTGAGACAGAGCAGAGCACTCAAGTGGGCGTGATGAATGAGTCCGCTGTAGAGGCTCAGGATGAGCAAAGCGCTCAAGAGAGGGAAGAGATGTTAGATAGCGAATCGCAAACCACTACCGATCCAGAGCAGCCCAGCGCAAGCTTTAAAGGGCTTAAGTTTGAGATGGCAGGACAGCCTGATTATGGATTTGTAACGGTACATGTGCCTGCTGGTGAGATGCTAAAAGTGGAAGCTTCAGCCATGGCAACCATGGACACTAACATGCAGATGAAAACTAAGATGCGTGGTGGACTAGGTAGAATGGTCACTGGAGAGAATATCTTCGTTAATGAGTTTACCGCCGCGAATATGGAGGGAGAGGTGGGTATTGCTCCTGGCGCGCCGGGGGATCTGTGTCACCAGTATCTGGACAATGAGACCATCTATCTACAGAATTCGGCATTTGTGGCTTGCAGCAGTGGGATTGAAGTTGAGAGTAAATGGCAAGGGTTAGTGAAGGGGTTTTTCTCTGGTGAGAGCCTGTTTTTAATTCGGGCACAGGGCAAAGGCGATCTCTGGTTTAACTCCTATGGCGCAATTATTGAAATTGATGTGAATGATGACTACGTGGTCGATACTGGCAATATTGTTGGCTTCACCGATGGCCTTGAGTATCAGATCACTAAAGTGGGCGGTTATAAGTCGTTCTTCTTCTCGGGAGAGGGGTTAGTGTGTCGCTTCTCTGGTAAGGGAAAGGTCTGGATCCAAACCCGAAGCTCGGCGGCATTTGTGGGCTGGGCACACTGGTTTAGACCAGTGAAAAGCAAAGGTTAGTTCCTAGATTTAAACGACATTAAGCGTAAGCACTAAAAATGGCCCTATAGAGATATAGGGCCATTTTTGTTTGCTATTAGCTATTAAACAGCTGAATGATAATAAGCGTGATAAGTGCAGGGCAGACAAACTTGACGTACACAGGCCAAATGCGCCAGAAGATGCTGTTGCTGTCAGCCCCCTCTTGAGCTTGAATATCTTTTAGCAGATCATTTCTCTGCCACACCCAACCTAGATAGATTGCGATGCCTAGGGCGATAAGGGGCTGAGCTCGCTCTGTGGTTAGCGTGATCATAAAGCTAAACAGTTGCTCGAAGTTCAGTACCACAGTTAGCGACAGCACGACCACAAGTGCGCCAATTAAATAAGTAGCCTTGTTGCGACTGATAGATTTTTTCTCCATCAAATAGCTGGTGGGCACCTCAACAATTGAGATAGCCGATGTTAGTCCCGCTATGGTCATCAAGATAAAAAACACGAATGCCAACAGGTACTGTAGATTGCCGCCTAAGGTCTCAAATAGTGCAGGCAGTACAGTGAACACTAAGGTGTCTGAGTTAAGTAAGCTTCCATCTTCTGCAAATATCTGCACGCCATTATGCTGTGCGACATACATGGCTGGAATAATCATTAAGGCGGCTAAAAAGGCGACACTGGTGTCTGTTAGGGTGACGTATGCGGTTAGCTTGCCTAGATCCTCTTTCCTACTTAAGTATGCACCGTAAACCATCATGGCTCCTGTGCCTATGGTGAGTGAGAAGAAGGTCTGTCCCAGTGCGCCAATCAGCACATCCGGCTCCCATACTCGAGAGAAGTCTGGAACCAACAGCACCTCTAATCCTGTCATGGCACCGGTCTGGGTTAAGATGTAGATCACCCCCATCACTAAGATAAGCAGCAGTAGCGGCATTAATCTTTTTGACCACAGCTCGATCCCTTGCTGTACCCCTTGGCGTATCACGAATACCACCATCAAGATAAACAAAGTGGTGAATACTAGATTACGCGATAGCGAGAACTCCAT
This window encodes:
- a CDS encoding M48 family metallopeptidase, giving the protein MSEVRSEYLYPCHGIHSALPKGRASGQLTICKTHLMFTVNDKTVQLGFAELEISQGGASDRLIFFNHPACADWRFYCSDRSVLKNPYLKQAPHLNSVMAKATRKRQFNWLVLTVVVLLCVLVPVGLLANLGTGSKMIAKQVPVEWEESLGSSSFDQYSLQSELMDEQRGELLLAPLVQPLLEVLPNKRYQYQFYISDDSELNAFALPGGVVVINSGLILAADSPEELLGVLSHEIVHVREQHGIRNLISSAGTYLILSAILGDVSGLMAVVVDSAPLLINQGYSRQFETQADEQGFDMLVTANIDPKGLPLFFNKLLDKEAKMLESIEDEDQRGLIETGLGFLSSHPATKDRIENLEARAASIDAEFIVLDEAFFKLQDAVAEFVVKHEEPESGL
- a CDS encoding TIGR00266 family protein, with product MMEAKIMGSQAFSYIDIDLEPGETVIAESDAMSSMDADLDLTATFNGGFFKGLLKKFFGGETLFISRYSNNTSAPKRVTLVQPVPGELRCHELNGDEFNLQPGAYLASTEGVKLGLRWAGFVSFIAREGLFKLTVTGEGKVWYGAYGALLEKEIDGEYIVDTSHLVAYEPGIKLKLQLAGGIFSSFFGGEGLVTRVEGKGKIIVQSRSVSGLAGWLNPKFR
- a CDS encoding TIGR00266 family protein, with product MEIELLYRPGNTAAKVTLEEGQTITTESGAMIAMSGNMDITTTTHKKKSGGFLKAAKRMLAGESLFLNHFEPKQGSGELFLGSSLAGDMMTMDLDNESLIVQNSSYMASSEGIDVDMGWQGFKSLFSGESVIWLNLKGQGKILISSFGAIYPVEVDGEYIVDSGHIVAFDETLDFSITKAGKSWWHSYLGGEGLVCKFKGKGTVWCQSHNPSSFGGALSSSLRARKA
- a CDS encoding TIGR00266 family protein, translating into MNQTYNITLTGELIGEIERSDAIAVFAKLFKLPLDKAHDFFHKAPLVVKKSVDGDTANKIQQILEKSGLHCEINPVEVVETEQSTQVGVMNESAVEAQDEQSAQEREEMLDSESQTTTDPEQPSASFKGLKFEMAGQPDYGFVTVHVPAGEMLKVEASAMATMDTNMQMKTKMRGGLGRMVTGENIFVNEFTAANMEGEVGIAPGAPGDLCHQYLDNETIYLQNSAFVACSSGIEVESKWQGLVKGFFSGESLFLIRAQGKGDLWFNSYGAIIEIDVNDDYVVDTGNIVGFTDGLEYQITKVGGYKSFFFSGEGLVCRFSGKGKVWIQTRSSAAFVGWAHWFRPVKSKG
- a CDS encoding sodium-dependent transporter, encoding MSSSNSTHFSSRLGFIMAAAGSAVGVGNIWGFPTQAATHGGGAFLLVYLVLILILGYPMLVAELMIGRHGQTNPADAMAKIGSGPVSKKIGKAIGFISIATATLICTFYTILSGWFVSFALAPIAELFGFVKVSSWLMEFSLSRNLVFTTLFILMVVFVIRQGVQQGIELWSKRLMPLLLLILVMGVIYILTQTGAMTGLEVLLVPDFSRVWEPDVLIGALGQTFFSLTIGTGAMMVYGAYLSRKEDLGKLTAYVTLTDTSVAFLAALMIIPAMYVAQHNGVQIFAEDGSLLNSDTLVFTVLPALFETLGGNLQYLLAFVFFILMTIAGLTSAISIVEVPTSYLMEKKSISRNKATYLIGALVVVLSLTVVLNFEQLFSFMITLTTERAQPLIALGIAIYLGWVWQRNDLLKDIQAQEGADSNSIFWRIWPVYVKFVCPALITLIIIQLFNS